The stretch of DNA ATTCACCACGTCAAAGGCCTTCACCATCTCCTGGATGGTGAAAACGTCACGATCGTGAGACAGAGACCATCCCAAGAGAGCAAGGTAGTTGATGAGACCTTCAGGGATGAAACCACGGTCACGGTGGTGGAACAGGTTTGCTTCCGGATCACGCTTGGAAAGTTTCTTATTTCCCTCCCCCATGACATAAGGCAAGTGACCAAAACGTGGGATGTGGGTGGTGAATCCTGCATCGATGAGTGCGTGATACAGCGCAATCTGCCTAGGAGTTGACGAGAGCAGATCTTCACCACGCAGAACGTGCGTGACCTGCATGATGGCGTCATCTACGGGGTTGACCAGCGTATAGAGGGGGTCACCGTTGGGACGAACTACGACAAAGTCAGGAAAAGACCCAGCCGGGAAGGTGATTTCTCCGCGAACCAAGTCATCAAAAGTGATGTCCTCGTCTGGCACGCGAACACGCAGTGCAGGCAGGCGACCTTCAGCGCGGTAAGCAGCCTTTTGTTCTTCGGTGAGGTCGCGATCAAAGTTGTCATAGCCAACCTTGGGGTCTTTGCCAGCGGCGATATTGCGCGCTTCAATCTCTTCGGGAGTGGAGAAGCTCTCATAAACACGGCCGGTTGCCTTGAGCTTCTCAATGACTTCTTTGTAAATGTCCGATCGCTGAGACTGGCGGTAGGGCCCGTGAGGTCCGCCCACATTTATGCCTTCATCCCAGTCCAAGTTCAACCAGGTGAGCGCATCAATGATTTGCTCATAGCTTTCTTCCGAGTCGCGGGCAGCGTCAGTATCTTCGATGCGGAAAATAAACTTTCCACCAGTGTGACGCGCATAAGCCCAGTTAAACAGGGCAGTACGCACAAGACCAACGTGAGGAGTTCCCGTCGGCGAGGGGCAAAAGCGAACGCGGACATCACTTCCGGTGGCCGTGGAGAATGGGTAATTGGTTGTCATGCGTCGAGCCTGGTCATCCATCCGTGACGGTCAGGAAGTCTTCCATACTGGATGTCGGTCAGTTCCTTACGCAAGCTCATCGTGAGCTCCCCAGCTGGAGCATTTGGATTTCCTACAGAGAGGCCATCTGCGCCAATGAGTTGACCGATAGGAGTAATTACCGCTGCAGTGCCACAAGCAAACACTTCCGCAATCTGACCTGAGGCAACGCCTTCCTTCCATTCGGAGATGGGTACGGTGCGTTCTTCAACCTCGAGACCACGATCGCGTGCCAAAGTAATAACACTTTCACGGGTAATTCCCTCAAGAATTGTTCCAGTGAGTTTCGGAGTCACAATCTTGCCATCCTTGTGGACGAAGAAGACGTTCATTCCACCGAGTTCTTCCACGTTAGTGTGAGTTTCTGAATCAAGGAAAAGAACCTGAGCACATCCGTTTTCATAAGCCTCAACCTGAGCAAGTAGCGATGACGCATAGTTTCCACCACACTTTGCTGCACCGGTTCCGCCTTTACCCGCGCGGGAATATTCAGTGGTGAGCCAAATCTTCACAGGGGCAACACCCTGAGCAAAGTAAGCACCCGCAGGAGAAGCAATGAGGTAGTAGCCAACCTTGTGCGCAGCACGAACACCCAGGAAGGTTTCGTTGGCAATCATGAACGGACGCAGATACAGGCTAGTCTCAGGCGCAGAGGGCACCCACTTGCCATCAACAGCTATGAGTTGCTTGATTGAT from Aurantimicrobium sp. MWH-Uga1 encodes:
- the gltX gene encoding glutamate--tRNA ligase, translating into MTTNYPFSTATGSDVRVRFCPSPTGTPHVGLVRTALFNWAYARHTGGKFIFRIEDTDAARDSEESYEQIIDALTWLNLDWDEGINVGGPHGPYRQSQRSDIYKEVIEKLKATGRVYESFSTPEEIEARNIAAGKDPKVGYDNFDRDLTEEQKAAYRAEGRLPALRVRVPDEDITFDDLVRGEITFPAGSFPDFVVVRPNGDPLYTLVNPVDDAIMQVTHVLRGEDLLSSTPRQIALYHALIDAGFTTHIPRFGHLPYVMGEGNKKLSKRDPEANLFHHRDRGFIPEGLINYLALLGWSLSHDRDVFTIQEMVKAFDVVNVNPNPARFDQKKADAINGDHIRLLSVEDFTARMVPYLQAGNVLSNNPTEEQLKILSLAAPLVQTRMNVLSEAPDLLEFLFTPATQINYAEDALKGLPENSGEIVAASVNVLELIPESEFTHDTIQASLNEALIEGLELKPRNAFGPLRTAISGRRISPPLFESMEILGKKDTIERLVRFNER
- a CDS encoding branched-chain amino acid aminotransferase, with translation MSTETSSFPLNFALTPSTSARAEAAREEILADPGFGKHFTDHMVSIDWTIEQGWHNAHVQPYGPLTLDPAASVLHYGQEIFEGLKAYRHADDSIWTFRPEANALRLQRSARRMALPELSVPDFIESIKQLIAVDGKWVPSAPETSLYLRPFMIANETFLGVRAAHKVGYYLIASPAGAYFAQGVAPVKIWLTTEYSRAGKGGTGAAKCGGNYASSLLAQVEAYENGCAQVLFLDSETHTNVEELGGMNVFFVHKDGKIVTPKLTGTILEGITRESVITLARDRGLEVEERTVPISEWKEGVASGQIAEVFACGTAAVITPIGQLIGADGLSVGNPNAPAGELTMSLRKELTDIQYGRLPDRHGWMTRLDA